The genomic region AGATTGCAATCCACATACATATCTTCGCAAGTTACGCTTATTTGGCGGATTCTCTTCTCTGTAACGCGTGAGGCTGTGATGGTGCTAAATGCGCCATTTGCGTGCGTTATCATCGCGCGCGCGTATTCTATCATACCATTTATCACCACGCCGTGAGCTTCTATCTTTTCAGCAGCCCCGTTAAAAAGCAAACTCAAATCAATATCGTGTATCATCAAATCCATCACTACATCAACATCTGTGATGCGGTTGCTCATCTTATTTGTGCGTGTCAAATCGATATTAAAAATTCGCTTTGAGTTTTTTAGCAATTCTTGCAACGCACAAATCGCAGGATTATAGCGCTCGATAAAGCCCACTTGGATATTGAGATTCTTTGTTTTTGCAGCATTGACGATAATTTCAGTCGTATCAAGCGTATCGGTTAGGGGCTTTTCGACAAAGATATTTTTGATATGGCTACTCACTTTTTGAATATAGTCAAAATGCGTAAATGTCGGCGTCACGATAATCACGCCATCGCTTGCCTTAAGCGCGTCCTCTAGCTCACTATCGCCTTTAAGTGCGTAGATTCCAAACTCTTTGGCAGTTCTTTGCAAAAGCTCAACATTTGCGTCATAGATAAAGCTTACTTCGACATTTTTTAGCATATCGAGATTTCGCAAGTGGTTTTGCCCCATCTTGCCAATGCCTAGCAAACCGATTTTTACAAGTTTATTTTCCATAAGAAATTGCCTTTCTAAAGTTTGTGAATTTGAGAATCTAACGTTTCTATAATGTAGTCTTGCTCCTCGTGCGTGAGAAACGCGCTAAAAGGAAGCGAGAAAATTTCGCTTGAGATTTTCTCGCTGATTGGGAAATCGCCGAGTTTATAATCAAGATAGCGCAAAGATTCTTGTAAATGCAGTGGGATAGGATAATGCACGGCTGTTGGGATACCTTTAGCGTTGAGCGCATTGAGGAAAGTTTCTCTTTTTTGCGCGCGATTTTTGAGTGCAGTTTCATCAAGTGGCGCGCTTTGGTTAAAATCTTTGGAATCTACCAAACGCAAGGAATACTGCGCATACACACTCACGCAGTTATTTGGCACAAAAGGCAAAATAAGGCGCGGATTAGAATCTGCACTTTGCGCGGAAATGCTGCTTTGCGCGGGCGGGCTTTTTTGCGTGGATTCCAAGAAAGCAGATTCTGGCAAGTTTAGAGGCGCAAAGCCTTCATTATAACGCTTTGCTAGAATCTGGCGCGTAGCAAGTTCAGATTCAAAATATTTGAGTTTTGCATTCAATACCGCACACTGCAAGGAATCTAGCCTCGCATTAAGCCCGATATATTTATGTACATAGCGCCCAATTTGCCCGTGATTAAGGATTGAAGCGATTTTAGAATCTAGCTCTTTATCATTGCAAAATATCGCCCCGCCATCGCCATAACACCCAAGCGGTTTTGAAGGAAAAAAGCTTGTCACGCCAATACTCACAACACCTTCCTTACCTAAATTGCAACTTTTGCGCCCTTTATAAAGCGCACCAAAGCTCTGGCACGCATCTTCAATTACTGCGAGATTATGCGTTTTAGCGATTTCATTAATCCTGTCCATATCCGCTGGCAAGCCATACAAGCTTACAGGGATTATGGCTTTGGTTTGTGGCGTGATTGCTTCTTCGATTTTTTTTGGGTCAATATTATAAGTGCGCTCATCAATATCCACAAACACCGGCTTTGCGCCAAGTAGTGCTATCATCTCGGCTGTGGCGATAAAAGTAAAAGGCGTTGTAATCACCTCATCACCGCGTGTGATACCAAGTGCCATAAGTGCCACCAATAAAGAATCTGTCCCACTAGAAATCGCCCTTGCATACGTACTTCCTACAAACTTCGCAAGATTAGATTCTAGCTCTTGCACACTTTTGCCTAAAATATAACTGCTAGATTCTAAAACTTCCACCATATGAGAATCTATATCCGCTTTATAGGCGCTGTATTGGGCTTTGAGATTGATAAACTCAATGCGCTTCGTATTCATTTCATAAGCCTTTTTGTTTAGATTTTCAAGCAAATTCTACCAAAAAAGTATTAAAGTTTTTCGCGACTTTCCGATTTAACTTTCAACCTATCGCAAGGACGCGAAGGAATAACTACAAGGAGTAACACATGGCTTTCCAAGTCAATACAAACATCAATGCACTTAACTCACATGTGCAAGGGGTTTTCACACAAAACAACTTAAAGAGTTCTTTGGAAAAATTAAGCTCAGGTTTAAGAATCAACAAAGCAGCAGATGACGCATCAGGTATGACGATTGCTGATAGTTTGAGAAGTCAAGCTAGCGCATTAGGACAAGCAATCAGAAACACAAATGATGGTATGGGTATTATCCAAATTGCCGATAAAGCAATGGATGAGCAACTTAAAATCCTTGATACAATCAAGGTAAAAGCCGTGCAAGCAGCACAAGATGGACAAACAACACAATCTCGTCAAGCAATCCAAGCTGACATTAAAAGACTTATTGAGGGGCTTGATAATATTGGTAACACAACCACTTACAACGGACAAGCATTGCTTTCTGGTGCATTCTCTAATAAAGAATTCCAGGTGGGTGCGTATTCTAACCAAACTATTAAAGCATCTATTGGCTCAACAACTTCTGATAAAATCGGTCAAGTGCGTATTGAAACAGGTCAGAATGTAACCGCAACAGGTGAAGTGAAAATGAAATTCATCAATGTTGATGGTGTCAATGATGTCGAGCTAGAATCTGTAAAAATCTCTACTTCAGCAGGCACAGGTTTAGGAAACCTTGCAGAAGTTATTAACAAAAACTCTGATAAAACAGGTGTCCGCGCACAAGCAAATGTTATCACCACTTCAGATGAGGCAATTAAAGCTGGGTCACTTGGTGGCGTGGTATTGAATGGCATAACAATTGGTGATATTATCGACATTAGAGATAATGACAGCGATGGGCGCTTGGTGCAAGCAATCAATGCTGCTACTCAAGATACAGGTGTGGAAGCCTACACAGACAATCTTGGTCGCTTAAATCTACGTAGCACAGATGGACGCGGTATTAGCTTTGTCTCAACAGGTGCGGTAAATCAACCCGGTGCAGGACAACAAGGAGGACAAGGACAAAATCAAGGTGCGCTTGCTATTGAGAAAGTTAATGGCGGACAAGATATTACAGGGCAAGTTGATGCAAACGGCGCAGTAACAGGTGGCTCTATGAATCTTGGTCGTCTTTCACTTGTGCGCACAGATGCAAGAGATATTCTCGTGAGTGGCACTGGTATAAGCGCCACAGGTTATAAAGAAGATCAAAATGTGGCTGAAACCACAGTTAATCTCCGTGAAGTTACAGGCTCTTTTGGCGCAGATGTCCGCTCTGCTGCTGGTGGTAACTTCAATCAAGTATTTGCAGATGAAGAAAGAGGTCTTGGTGCTGGTGTAACAAGCTTACGTGGTGCGATGGTGGTAATGGACATTGCAGAATCTGCTACAAAAATCCTTGATAAAATACGCGCTGACTTAGGTTCTGTCCAAGGACAAATGGTAAGCACAGTAAATAACATTAGTGTTACTCAAGTTAATGTCAAAGCCGCTGAATCTCAAATCCGCGAAGTGGATTTTGCAGCTGAAAGCACAGAATTTAGTAAGCTTAATATCCTTGCTCAATCTGGTAGCTACGCGCTTTCACAAGCAAACGCAGTGCAACAAAATATCCTAAGACTTCTTAACTAATCTTAAAAGTCTTAAAAAAGCTAGGGAAAAACCCCTAGCTTCTCTCACAAATACGCTCGCAAAACAAACTCCCAAGTGAATCCCTTTTTCTTAACAACTTTTGAAAGCAAAAAATTTTAAAAGTAGATTCTCGCGCCACTTTGAATTGAAAGTGTGGAAGTGTAATCATTTGGCACAAGATTATATTCCAAAGTTGTGAAAAGCCCTAGATTATGGATAAGATTGACTGACGCGCTCAAAGTAACATAATGTCCAAAAGTGCGCAAACCATAAGCCCTAAATTTATATTCTGTATTAAATTTCAAACGTGCATCATTTGAAAGCGAAAACCCAAGCACATTTGCGAGCAAAAAATCTGCTTTATTTTTGGCATTAAAATAAAAAGTTGGCTCAAAGAGATAGTAGGCATACGAATTGCGCCCAATATTTTTTGACACGCCCCCACCAAAGGATGCATAAGCGCGCAAATGTGGAGTTAAAAACTGCCTTGAAGCACCCAAATCCATTCTGTAAGAAAATGGTGTGAAAAATTTGCTCACACCCGCAAATGAACCAATAGACAACAAAGTGGCTTGATGGATTTGTAAAATTTGATTGTTTTTAGAATCTAACCCCGCATAGGCTAAGACTTTTAAAAATTCAATTTGCGCACCTTTCAAATACCCCAAATCATTATCCGTAATATCGTGGTAAGTCAAGCGAAAATCAAGCCCCAGCGCATTTGTAGCATTACGCGCATTATGAGAATTAAATCCTGTGTGATAAAAATACATCGGACTTAAACGCAAGCCTTGATTTGCCTTTAGCGGTGAGCTAGGCAAGGGCGGCTCTAGTGCAGTGCTTGCACCTAGATTACTACGCTCTAGCGCGCTTTTATGCGCAATATCGGTGTATTGCTCCTTTTCAAGCTTGCCTTTCATATACCAATACTCACTCATTTCAATGCTAGATTCCAAAATAAATTGCTTTTGACTAAGAGATAACACAGAATCTTGCGCTATGGTTTCAGGCTCAATTTTCCCTAATGCTATTTTCTTTGCCTTTCTCACATCACCAAAACTCATATAGCGTTCATACTCAAGCAGTTTGGTGCGCTTGCTAGGGCGAAAAGTCTCTTTTTCAATCAATCCCGCCTCATTAATAATATGCAGTGTTTCAGGTGGATTGACTTGATAAACAAATTTTTTGCGTAAATTTAGGCTTGGGCGCGCGACTTCAAGCAACCACAACATATTATACGAGCAGTTTTCATCAAAAAAATAATACCACGCCCACACATCACCAAGCTCCCAAATATGCCGATACATTTGCGCGATTTCCTCAATTGTAAGGTTTAAGTCAAACTCCCAAATATCGCGATTTTCAGAATCCCGATATTCTTTAATCTTGTCATAATAAGGCAAAATCGAGTAACGCCCCTCATAAAAGCCCAACAAGCCTTTATATGCAAACGCAAGACCATTTTCACTTTTCTCATCAGCAGCGGCTTGATAATTGATTGCAAAAGAGAGTAAGCGCGAGTTAAACCCGGAATTTAGCAGTAAAAATGTATGCCCAAACATCGAAGCAGGCGAGTTGATATGTGCGGAAGGAAAAATAAGCGTGGCACTTTTTGGATTGACATAATCGCGCATTTGGTGGAATTCCTCGCATTCTACTTGCGGAAGATTCTCAAAATTCAAAACAGAATTCAGATAAAAAAAGCGCGCTGGAAAGCGACAAATCGCGTGATAATCTTGCTTTTTTGCTGAACGACGTGGTAGTGAAGTAACCGCAGAATCCAAAAGCGCATTTGTTTTTGAAACTTTTTCTTCAAAATCCTTTGGCACTTCTACCAAATCTATTGGCGTATAAAATGCCTTGATAGTAGCGATAAGCTCAGATTCTGCGTCCTTTTTGCCATTTGGTGCATAAAAAAATTCTAGCGAATCAATCTCGCTCTCCCACCTCCCAAAATGGAGCAAATCGCGCCATTGCTTAGAATCTGCAAGCTTAAGCGCAAGGGCTTTGTTGATTGAAAAATCTATTCCATTAATGGTATCCTCTCGCAAGAGTGAATCCCGCTTCGCCTCCGCTACGCGCTCATACTCCACGTTTTTTGGTTGATAAGATTTTGGGGTTTTATCGCGTTGGTTTATGTTTTGAGAATCTGCCAGCAGTGGGATAATGGAACAAAGAAAAAAGAATTGGGAAAATTTCATCATTGTTTAAAAGCAGTGTGTAAAAGCCCCCATTTTGCAAATAAGGGCTTTTAAAAAAATTAAAGTGTAGCTACGCCACCTAGCACATCAGCCATTTGAGCGTCTTTGCTTGCGTAAAGTTTGTTGTAGTTTTCTTGTAATGCTACTTTGAAGCCTTCTTTATCTTCGATTTTTAGAAGCTCTACTAAAGTATCAAGCGACTCGCCTTTGCCTTGCGCAATTTCTTTAGAAAGTTGGTCCATATTTGAAGCCACAAATTCTTGTGTGCGTGTATCCATTACGATACCTTCATATTTACAACCAAGCGTTCCTGAAGTGATACCAAAAGTTTGATTGAAAAAAAGAGTTGTGTTTGTTGTAAATTGTAAAACATTCCAAACAAGCCCTTTTTTGTCAATCAAGTATGACCCAAGACCACAACCTACTTTGAGTTTGCCGCAGCCAATGCGCCACTTACCAATGTGCCTGCTAGAGCTAAGCTTACTAGAACCTTTTTCATTGTCCTACTCCTACAAAAAGATTTTTTGAAAGCTTAAAAACTTTCGGGCGTGATTGTGCCAATTCTTTACTTAAAAATAAATTTTAATGTCATATTTGCTAGTGAGGATGAAATCCTTTGGATTACACGAGGATAGCGAAGAATCCAAAAACTAGATATTTCGGCTTTTGCTACGCAAAAACCTCAATATGACAAAGCCCTCTTTTATCATTCTAAAACCTCCCTTTCTCATTCTGAGCCTTTAGACGAAGAATCTAAAGTCACCAAATCGCGTGCAGAATCTAAGATTTTATCGCCTTGTTTGACAATGTTATAATCTCAAACATCGCATTGCATTTGCCAAAGCTATCAACGCCACGCCCACATCGGCAAAAACCGCCTCCCAAATATTTGCCAAGCCAAAAAGCCCAAGCACGATAAACACACCTTTGAGCGCAAGTGCGAAAATGATATTTTGATAAATGATAATTTTTGTCTTCTTGGCGATTTTTATGCTTTTTAAAAGCGTATTAAGAGAATCATTTAGCAAAATCACATCAGCATTTTGATGACTTATATCGCTTCCACCGCCCATAGCAATTCCAACATCAGCGAGTGCCAAAGTGGGCGCATCATTGATTCCATCACCTACAAAGGCAACTTTACCTTTACTTTGAGCGCGCGCTTTTAATTCAGAAAAAATCCTTGACTTATCCTGCGGTAGCAAGGAATGATAATATTCACAACCAAGCTTTCTTGCCGCCATTTCGCAGGGATACTCTCCATCGCCACTTAACATCACGCATTCTATCCCCATATTTTTAAGCTCGCATAACGCTTCTATCGCGTCATTTTTGAGCTCATCAGCGATTAAAATATAACCCAAATAGTTTTTATCCACGCTAATATGTATCACGCTTCCTTCCACATGGCAGGTATTATGCAAGATATTAAATTTATGCAAAATCTTATCATTTCCTGCAATTATCTCGTGACTATCACACACAGCGCGCACACCAAGCCCAGAAAGCTCCTCATACTCGCTCATATGATGTGTGTGGGAAAGCTCCTCATACACGCTTTTAATAGATTGCGCGATGGGGTGATTTGAGAGATTATGCGCGCATAGGGCGTAATGCAAAACATCATTTTTACTATAACCTTGAGCAGGAATAATATCAATCACTTTAAAAACACCCTTTGTGAGCGTGCCGGTTTTATCAAACGCAATGAGAGAAAGCTTGCTTAGTGCTTCAAGGTAGTTTGAACCTTTTAAAAGCGCACCATTTTTGCTCGCTGCACTTAGTCCCCCAAAGTAGCCAATCGGCACAGATACCACAAGCGCGCAAGGACAACTTACCATCAACACCACAAGCGCGCGGTGAATACACTCTTCAAAAGATTTCTCAAACACAAGTGGCGGGATAATCGCAATAAGCACAGCAAGCGCAAGCACGATAGGCGTGTAATAGCGCGCGAAAGTAGTGATGAAATTTTCTGTATAAGATTTTTGCGAGGAAGCATTTGTGATAAGCTCGGTAATTTTAGCGATTTGACTTTTTTCAAAAGGGCGTAAGATTCTAAGCCTTATCGCACTTCCTAGCGCAATAGAGCCAGAAAGCACTTCAGAATCCTTACTAAAATCACAAGGTAGAGATTCCCCGCTAATTGCCGCGCAGTTAAAACTCGCGCTAGATTCTAAAAGCGTGCTATCACAAGGTAGCATTTCCCCCGCATACAACACGATTTCATCGCCTACTTTTAGCTCCTTTGGGTCAATGTCTATGGTCTGCTCACCATCAATTTTATGCGCAATGGTTGTCTGGTCTAAAGTAGCGGCGTTTATCGTATCTTTTGACTTTTTCACACTCACATCTTGCAGATATTCCCCCGCAGAAAAAAACAGCATAATACTTACCGCCTCTTCCCACTCACCAATGCAAAATGCCGCAATGGACGCGCTTAACATAAGCACATTTTCATCAAAAAACTCTTTTTTCTTAAAGCTCCGCAACGTACCAAAAAACACATTACGCCCGCTTATGAGGTAGATTCCAACCCAAAAAATACGAAAAAATATTTCATAATTCTGCGCGCCTTCAATATAATGAAACACCCAAAGTGACACCAAAAACAACGTCACTAAGACAAGAAGCAAGAAAAATTGCTTATTAAAAAAATAGGTCTTCTCTTTTTTCGCGCTCAAAGTTACATCTGGCTCTAAACGCGCGATAAGTGCTTTTATAGATTCTATATCATCGCAATCAATTTGCAAGGTATTAAGCGCAAAAGAAAGCTTTACTTCGCGCACACCGGGTGCATTTTTTAACTCTTTTTCAATCTTTGCAGCACAAGAGGCGCAATCTAGGTTTTTAATAAAAAATGTCTGCATAAATCTGTCCTTATAAACCAAATCCCATAAAATCCATAAATCCCATAGAATCTTGCAATTTCGCAACATTGCAATCCTACCAATTTTGTGCGCAAATGGTGGCAAGGTTAGTGAGTTTCTCACTTTCTCTTAAAAGTCAGAATAACTCTTAAGAAGCCTCGCATTATATAATTTTTGGGTAAAATCGTGCATTGCTTTTCCCTAAGATTAAAAGCTAAGATATTTCGCTTTTGCTGGTGCAATCCGCAAGGATTTCACCCTCACTAGCAAATATGACAAAAATAAGGCTTGTCATTCTAAACCCCTCCTTTGTCGTTCTGAGCGTAGCGAAGAATCTAAAAAAGAATCTCAAGCCACAAAACCGCGTTGCAGAATCTTAGAATCCAATCAACCAAAAAACGCCAAGTATGAGCGCGGAGTGGAGCTTATAAGGGCTTTGCTCTTGTAAGTGATATATTTTAAGGAATAGAGGCGGAGGCGAAGCGGGATTCACTCTCGCGAGGCGATACAATTTAGGGAGTAATCTAAAGGTAGCATAGGGGTAGCTAGGGGACAAAGAGTGGGAGTGAAAAATTTGTGTTTTAAAAAGCCTAGATCCCTTATAGATATTCTTTGCAAAAGTGAGAATTTCGCTTGCCCTTAGCTTGCTTGCCTAGCGAAATAAGGCAAGCAAGTTTGTGAGATTTTCTAAGAGATTTTATTGCGCTCTTTTAAAAATCTTTAGCCTTACTTTCTTGGTCTGCTTTAGATTCTTTATTTTCTTTAGCTACTTTGAGCTCTTTTTGTTTAGAATCTTTTCCGCTTTTTGCAAGCTCTTTTTTTGACTCTTTTTGCTCTTTGGCTTGAAGTTTTTTGTCTTTTTTCTTTTGGGATTTCTCAGCCTTTTTGTGTTCTTTAAACTGCCTTAGAATCTCCTGTGTTGGGTCATCGTTGTGGTGTTGGTATTCAGAATACTGCCACACAATATGCGGGTCAGGCAAAAGACACACGCGCGTTTGATCCTTTTCTTCATAATCAATTTTGCTTAGCAAATCACGCGCGATATTGAGTCTTGCGCGCTTTTTATCATTTGTATTTACCAAAACCCACGGACAAAAATGCGTATGTGTGCGTGCAAACATTTTTTCAAATGCTTCAGTGTATTCATTCCACAGGCTTAGCGATTTATCATCAATCGAACTTAGCTTCCACATACGAAGTGGGTCAGTTTTGCGACGCAAGATTCTGCGTTTTTGCTCATCTTTCCCCACATCAAGGAAATATTTGAAAATCATCGTCCCACTTGCGATAAGCATATGCTCCAAATTTGCCACCTGCGTGATAAACTCCTTATACTGCTCTTGTGAGCAAAAGCCCATCACGCGTTCTACGCCCGCGCGGTTATACCAGCTACGATCATAAAAGACAATTTCCCCACCGCTTGGTAATGTTGAAATGTAACGTTTGAAATACCATTCTGTGCGTTCTACATCGCTTGGCTTAGGAAGGGCTACGGTGCGACAACCACGAGGATTTAAATGCTCTTTTAATGCCTTGATTGTACCACCTTTTCC from Helicobacter himalayensis harbors:
- a CDS encoding Gfo/Idh/MocA family protein, which codes for MENKLVKIGLLGIGKMGQNHLRNLDMLKNVEVSFIYDANVELLQRTAKEFGIYALKGDSELEDALKASDGVIIVTPTFTHFDYIQKVSSHIKNIFVEKPLTDTLDTTEIIVNAAKTKNLNIQVGFIERYNPAICALQELLKNSKRIFNIDLTRTNKMSNRITDVDVVMDLMIHDIDLSLLFNGAAEKIEAHGVVINGMIEYARAMITHANGAFSTITASRVTEKRIRQISVTCEDMYVDCNLLSKEVLVNKQTIEQHLHNISISSRSESIEVRPQEALLLELLDFANMCRSGKSSPKAPNENDGKNAMLVANKIQNLIAPSRGN
- a CDS encoding DegT/DnrJ/EryC1/StrS family aminotransferase translates to MNTKRIEFINLKAQYSAYKADIDSHMVEVLESSSYILGKSVQELESNLAKFVGSTYARAISSGTDSLLVALMALGITRGDEVITTPFTFIATAEMIALLGAKPVFVDIDERTYNIDPKKIEEAITPQTKAIIPVSLYGLPADMDRINEIAKTHNLAVIEDACQSFGALYKGRKSCNLGKEGVVSIGVTSFFPSKPLGCYGDGGAIFCNDKELDSKIASILNHGQIGRYVHKYIGLNARLDSLQCAVLNAKLKYFESELATRQILAKRYNEGFAPLNLPESAFLESTQKSPPAQSSISAQSADSNPRLILPFVPNNCVSVYAQYSLRLVDSKDFNQSAPLDETALKNRAQKRETFLNALNAKGIPTAVHYPIPLHLQESLRYLDYKLGDFPISEKISSEIFSLPFSAFLTHEEQDYIIETLDSQIHKL
- a CDS encoding flagellin A translates to MAFQVNTNINALNSHVQGVFTQNNLKSSLEKLSSGLRINKAADDASGMTIADSLRSQASALGQAIRNTNDGMGIIQIADKAMDEQLKILDTIKVKAVQAAQDGQTTQSRQAIQADIKRLIEGLDNIGNTTTYNGQALLSGAFSNKEFQVGAYSNQTIKASIGSTTSDKIGQVRIETGQNVTATGEVKMKFINVDGVNDVELESVKISTSAGTGLGNLAEVINKNSDKTGVRAQANVITTSDEAIKAGSLGGVVLNGITIGDIIDIRDNDSDGRLVQAINAATQDTGVEAYTDNLGRLNLRSTDGRGISFVSTGAVNQPGAGQQGGQGQNQGALAIEKVNGGQDITGQVDANGAVTGGSMNLGRLSLVRTDARDILVSGTGISATGYKEDQNVAETTVNLREVTGSFGADVRSAAGGNFNQVFADEERGLGAGVTSLRGAMVVMDIAESATKILDKIRADLGSVQGQMVSTVNNISVTQVNVKAAESQIREVDFAAESTEFSKLNILAQSGSYALSQANAVQQNILRLLN
- a CDS encoding DUF4105 domain-containing protein, with the protein product MMKFSQFFFLCSIIPLLADSQNINQRDKTPKSYQPKNVEYERVAEAKRDSLLREDTINGIDFSINKALALKLADSKQWRDLLHFGRWESEIDSLEFFYAPNGKKDAESELIATIKAFYTPIDLVEVPKDFEEKVSKTNALLDSAVTSLPRRSAKKQDYHAICRFPARFFYLNSVLNFENLPQVECEEFHQMRDYVNPKSATLIFPSAHINSPASMFGHTFLLLNSGFNSRLLSFAINYQAAADEKSENGLAFAYKGLLGFYEGRYSILPYYDKIKEYRDSENRDIWEFDLNLTIEEIAQMYRHIWELGDVWAWYYFFDENCSYNMLWLLEVARPSLNLRKKFVYQVNPPETLHIINEAGLIEKETFRPSKRTKLLEYERYMSFGDVRKAKKIALGKIEPETIAQDSVLSLSQKQFILESSIEMSEYWYMKGKLEKEQYTDIAHKSALERSNLGASTALEPPLPSSPLKANQGLRLSPMYFYHTGFNSHNARNATNALGLDFRLTYHDITDNDLGYLKGAQIEFLKVLAYAGLDSKNNQILQIHQATLLSIGSFAGVSKFFTPFSYRMDLGASRQFLTPHLRAYASFGGGVSKNIGRNSYAYYLFEPTFYFNAKNKADFLLANVLGFSLSNDARLKFNTEYKFRAYGLRTFGHYVTLSASVNLIHNLGLFTTLEYNLVPNDYTSTLSIQSGARIYF
- a CDS encoding DUF3015 family protein, producing MIDKKGLVWNVLQFTTNTTLFFNQTFGITSGTLGCKYEGIVMDTRTQEFVASNMDQLSKEIAQGKGESLDTLVELLKIEDKEGFKVALQENYNKLYASKDAQMADVLGGVATL
- a CDS encoding heavy metal translocating P-type ATPase; translation: MQTFFIKNLDCASCAAKIEKELKNAPGVREVKLSFALNTLQIDCDDIESIKALIARLEPDVTLSAKKEKTYFFNKQFFLLLVLVTLFLVSLWVFHYIEGAQNYEIFFRIFWVGIYLISGRNVFFGTLRSFKKKEFFDENVLMLSASIAAFCIGEWEEAVSIMLFFSAGEYLQDVSVKKSKDTINAATLDQTTIAHKIDGEQTIDIDPKELKVGDEIVLYAGEMLPCDSTLLESSASFNCAAISGESLPCDFSKDSEVLSGSIALGSAIRLRILRPFEKSQIAKITELITNASSQKSYTENFITTFARYYTPIVLALAVLIAIIPPLVFEKSFEECIHRALVVLMVSCPCALVVSVPIGYFGGLSAASKNGALLKGSNYLEALSKLSLIAFDKTGTLTKGVFKVIDIIPAQGYSKNDVLHYALCAHNLSNHPIAQSIKSVYEELSHTHHMSEYEELSGLGVRAVCDSHEIIAGNDKILHKFNILHNTCHVEGSVIHISVDKNYLGYILIADELKNDAIEALCELKNMGIECVMLSGDGEYPCEMAARKLGCEYYHSLLPQDKSRIFSELKARAQSKGKVAFVGDGINDAPTLALADVGIAMGGGSDISHQNADVILLNDSLNTLLKSIKIAKKTKIIIYQNIIFALALKGVFIVLGLFGLANIWEAVFADVGVALIALANAMRCLRL
- the ppk2 gene encoding polyphosphate kinase 2, encoding MSKEKQLVIRPENELDLKEVYKAKNGRMKESFYEQELQKLHIELCKLQNWVKKHNKKIAILFEGRDAAGKGGTIKALKEHLNPRGCRTVALPKPSDVERTEWYFKRYISTLPSGGEIVFYDRSWYNRAGVERVMGFCSQEQYKEFITQVANLEHMLIASGTMIFKYFLDVGKDEQKRRILRRKTDPLRMWKLSSIDDKSLSLWNEYTEAFEKMFARTHTHFCPWVLVNTNDKKRARLNIARDLLSKIDYEEKDQTRVCLLPDPHIVWQYSEYQHHNDDPTQEILRQFKEHKKAEKSQKKKDKKLQAKEQKESKKELAKSGKDSKQKELKVAKENKESKADQESKAKDF